In one window of Hevea brasiliensis isolate MT/VB/25A 57/8 chromosome 10, ASM3005281v1, whole genome shotgun sequence DNA:
- the LOC110668230 gene encoding uncharacterized protein LOC110668230, whose product MPLIISLFNFSFQETKQAIFSGVYQNQVTTIPIPHLSKSMKKSGLFAASVAAASATAISASSSSSTSNFSCNSNMQLSPEEASSKKHQQKSPSTDKFAPRFDGLRFIETLVTAHR is encoded by the exons ATGCCTTTGATTATTTctcttttcaacttttctttCCAAGAAACCAAACAAGCAATTTTCTCGGGCGTTTATCAGAACCAAGTTACTACAATTCCAATTCCCCATCTCTCAAAATCAATGAAGAAATCAGGCCTCTTCGCTGCTTCTGTTGCTGCTGCTTCTGCTACTGCTATATctgcttcctcttcttcttccaccTCAAATTTTAGCTGTAATTCTAATATGCAGCTTTCTCCTGAG GAAGCTAGCTCAAAGAAACATCAACAGAAATCACCTTCCACAGACAAATTTGCACCAAGGTTTGATGGGTTGAGGTTTATTGAAACTCTGGTCACTGCTCACAGATGA
- the LOC110668228 gene encoding uncharacterized protein LOC110668228, which produces MASTMPAYSSLAFSPSSLLKSSVPHPSPAFPSSGRCLLTSFPEFRGLRIQMPSSKLSLLSTVARNSRVSRRNVGRVVCEAQETTIDIPAVTDATWQSLVLKADGPVLVEFWAPWCGPCRMIHPVVAELSMQYTGKLKFLKLNTDESPSIASKYGIRSIPTIMIFNNGEKKDAVIGAVPKTTLTTTIEKFL; this is translated from the exons ATGGCTTCAACCATGCCTGCTTACTCTTCATTGGCTTTCTCTCCCTCTTCGCTCTTGAAATCCTCCGTCCCGCATCCCTCGCCTGCGTTTCCTTCCTCCGGCCGCTGCTTGCTGACTTCCTTCCCGGAATTCAGAGGCTTGAGGATCCAAATGCCTTCTTCCAAGTTGTCCTTGCTCTCCACCGTTGCGAGGAATTCTAGGGTTTCTCGACGGAACGTAGGGCGCGTTGTCTGTGAAGCTCAAGAGACTACGATCGATA TTCCTGCTGTGACTGATGCAACATGGCAGTCGCTTGTCCTCAAGGCTGATGGGCCTGTGCTGGTTGAGTTTTGGGCTCCTTGGTGTGGGCCATGCCGAATGATTCATCCAGTAGTCGCTGAATTATCAATGCAATATACTGGAAAACTGAAGTTCTTGAAATTGAATACTGATGAAAGTCCTTCTATTGCAAGCAAATATGGAATACGAAGCATTCCAACAATCATGATCTTCAACAATGGTGAGAAGAAAGATGCAGTCATTGGTGCTGTGCCGAAAACGACACTGACTACCACCATTGAGAAATTCTTGTAG